One Fundulus heteroclitus isolate FHET01 chromosome 1, MU-UCD_Fhet_4.1, whole genome shotgun sequence genomic window carries:
- the wdr13 gene encoding WD repeat-containing protein 13 isoform X1 has protein sequence MAAVWQQVLAVDARYNAYRTPTFPQFRTQYIRRRSQLLRENAKCGFEPGLRRQYLKLRSQLLALRYGPLSEQSSFRASSVRSSRTTLDRMEDFEEDPRAQGARGHRRSVSRGSYQLQAQMNRAVYDERPPGSLVPTSVAEASRAMAGDTTLSENYAFAGMHHIFDQHVDSAVPRLQFANDDKHLLACCSLDGTLSIMTLSPTPPSVKLALKGHGGPVTDFAWSLSNDIIVSTSLDGTLRIWNTEDGRCIREVRDPESSELLCCTFQPMNNNLTVVGNSKHHLQVVNISTGKKVKGGSSKLTGRVLSLSFDAPGRILWAGDDRGSIFSFLFDMATGKLTKAKRLVVSEGSSICSISARSWISREARDPSLLVNACVNKLLLYRVVDNEGTLQLKRSFPIQHGSQHVHSIFCPLMSFRQGACVVTGSEDACVYFFDVERNTKAIVNKLQGHGGPVLDVSFNCDESLLASADSTGMVIIWRREQK, from the exons ATGGCAGCAGTTTGGCAGCAGGTTTTGGCAGTGGACGCAAG GTACAATGCTTACCGCACGCCTACCTTCCCACAGTTCCGAACTCAGTACATCCGCCGACGCAGCCAGCTGCTCAGGGAGAACGCCAAGTGTGGCTTTGAGCCAGGGCTGCGCAGGCAGTACCTGAAGCTGCGCAGTCAGCTGTTGGCCCTGCGCTACGGGCCCCTGTCCGAGCAGAGCAGCTTCAGGGCCAGCAGCGTGCGTAGCTCCCGTACCACACTGGACCGCATGGAG GACTTTGAGGAGGACCCCCGTGCTCAAGGGGCTCGCGGTCATCGCCGGTCTGTCAGCAGAGGCTCCTACCAGCTACAGGCCCAGATGAACAGAGCGGTCTATGATGAGAG GCCTCCGGGCAGCTTGGTGCCCACCTCGGTGGCAGAGGCAAGCCGAGCCATGGCAGGAGATACAACCCTGAGTGAAAACTATGCATTTGCTGGCATGCACCACATTTTTGACCAACACGTCGACTCTGCTG TTCCGCGGCTCCAGTTTGCCAACGACGACAAGCACCTCCTTGCTTGCTGCTCGCTGGACGGCACCCTGTCCATCATGACGCTGTCGCCCACTCCTCCAAGCGTGAAGCTGGCTCTGAAAGGCCACGGCGGACCCGTCACAGACTTTGCCTGGTCCCTAAGCAATGACATCATTGTGTCGACGTCGCTGGATGGGACTCTGCGCATCTGGAACACCGAGGACGGTCGGTGCATTCGAGAAGTCAGAGACCCAGAATCCAGCGAGCTGCTGTGCTGCACCTTCCAGCCGATGAATAATAACCTCACTGTG GTGGGGAACAGCAAGCACCACCTGCAGGTAGTGAACATCTCCACTGGGAAGAAGGTGAAGGGGGGCTCCAGTAAGCTGACAGGTCGCGTGCTGTCTCTCTCCTTTGATGCTCCGGGGAGGATCCTGTGGGCTGGCGATGACAGGGGGAGCatcttttccttcctcttcgACATGGCAACAG GGAAGTTAACCAAAGCCAAGCGGCTGGTGGTGAGCGAAGGCAGCTCCATCTGCAGCATATCCGCCCGGTCCTGGATCAGCCGCGAGGCCAGAGACCCCTCCCTGCTGGTCAATGCCTGTGTCAATAAGCTGCTGCTGTACAG GGTGGTGGACAATGAAGGAACACTACAGCTGAAGAGAAGCTTCCCAATCCAGCATGGATCGCAGCATGTCCATAGCATTTTCTGCCCCCTCATGTCTTTCAGACAAGGCGCCTGTGTGG TGACCGGCAGCGAGGACGCCTGCGTCTACTTCTTCGACGTCGAGCGCAACACCAAGGCCATAGTCAACAAGCTGCAGGGCCACGGCGGGCCGGTGCTGGACGTGAGTTTCAACTGCGACGAGAGTCTGCTGGCGTCCGCCGACTCCACCGGCATGGTCATCATCTGGAGGAGAGAGCAGAAATGA
- the gpr173 gene encoding probable G-protein coupled receptor 173 — MANQSFAIDGPGSLLAVLASQSGLAKGGSSSGSSGDGSGSNGGITATDVSAYFKLVFLGLIICVSLVGNLLVSMLVLRDRTLHKAPYFFLLDLCLADAVRSAACFPFVLVSVHNSSAWTYSALSCKVVAFMAVLFCFHAAFMLFCVAVTRYLAIAHHRFYAKRMTIWTCAAIICMVWTLAVAMAFPPVFDVGTYKFIRDEDQCIFEHRYLKTNDTLGFMLMLAVVVLATHGFYAKLLLFEYRHRKMKPVQLVPAISQNWTFHGPGATGQAAANWIAGFGRGPMPPTLLGIRQNLHNQHRRLLGMEEVRSERRLGRMFYTITLLFLVLWAPYIVACFWRVFVKSCAIPHRYLSITVWMSFAQAGVNPIFCLLLNEDLRKVLRAHLPTYWRTKQHLPQDEAYCIM; from the coding sequence ATGGCCAACCAGAGCTTTGCCATCGACGGCCCTGGTAGTTTACTGGCCGTGCTGGCCTCCCAGAGTGGGCTGGCCAAAGGCGGCAGCAGTAGCGGCAGCAGCGGTGACGGCAGCGGCAGCAACGGGGGAATCACCGCCACAGATGTGTCTGCCTACTTTAAGCTGGTCTTCTTGGGGTTGATCATCTGCGTCAGCCTCGTGGGCAACCTCTTGGTGTCCATGCTGGTGCTGCGAGACAGGACACTCCACAAGGCCCCCTACTTCTTTCTCCTGGACCTGTGCCTGGCCGACGCAGTCCGCTCGGCCGCCTGCTTCCCCTTCGTGCTGGTCTCCGTCCACAACAGCTCGGCCTGGACTTACAGCGCCTTAAGTTGCAAGGTGGTGGCGTTCATGGCCGTCCTGTTTTGCTTTCACGCTGCCTTCATGCTGTTCTGCGTGGCCGTCACCCGGTACCTCGCCATCGCCCACCACCGCTTCTACGCCAAACGCATGACCATCTGGACCTGTGCCGCCATCATTTGCATGGTGTGGACCCTGGCCGTCGCCATGGCTTTCCCGCCCGTCTTCGACGTGGGCACGTACAAGTTCATCCGCGACGAGGATCAGTGCATTTTCGAACACCGCTACCTGAAGACCAACGACACCCTGGGCTTCATGCTGATGCTGGCCGTGGTGGTGCTGGCCACCCACGGCTTCTACGCCAAGCTGCTGCTCTTTGAGTACAGGCACCGCAAGATGAAGCCGGTCCAACTGGTGCCAGCCATCAGCCAGAACTGGACCTTCCACGGGCCCGGGGCCACGGGCCAAGCCGCGGCCAACTGGATTGCGGGGTTCGGCCGCGGCCCCATGCCCCCGACCCTGTTGGGCATCAGGCAGAATTTACACAATCAGCACCGGCGGCTGCTCGGGATGGAGGAGGTGCGGTCGGAGAGGAGGCTGGGCAGGATGTTCTACACCATCACCCTGCTTTTCTTGGTCCTCTGGGCGCCGTACATCGTGGCCTGCTTCTGGAGGGTGTTCGTCAAGTCCTGCGCCATCCCTCACCGGTACCTCTCCATCACGGTGTGGATGAGCTTCGCCCAGGCCGGCGTCAACCCCATCTTCTGTCTCCTGCTCAACGAGGACCTGAGAAAAGTGCTGCGAGCCCACCTGCCCACCTACTGGAGGACTAAACAACACCTGCCCCAGGACGAGGCCTACTGCATCATGTGA
- the wdr13 gene encoding WD repeat-containing protein 13 isoform X2, whose translation MNRAVYDERPPGSLVPTSVAEASRAMAGDTTLSENYAFAGMHHIFDQHVDSAVPRLQFANDDKHLLACCSLDGTLSIMTLSPTPPSVKLALKGHGGPVTDFAWSLSNDIIVSTSLDGTLRIWNTEDGRCIREVRDPESSELLCCTFQPMNNNLTVVGNSKHHLQVVNISTGKKVKGGSSKLTGRVLSLSFDAPGRILWAGDDRGSIFSFLFDMATGKLTKAKRLVVSEGSSICSISARSWISREARDPSLLVNACVNKLLLYRVVDNEGTLQLKRSFPIQHGSQHVHSIFCPLMSFRQGACVVTGSEDACVYFFDVERNTKAIVNKLQGHGGPVLDVSFNCDESLLASADSTGMVIIWRREQK comes from the exons ATGAACAGAGCGGTCTATGATGAGAG GCCTCCGGGCAGCTTGGTGCCCACCTCGGTGGCAGAGGCAAGCCGAGCCATGGCAGGAGATACAACCCTGAGTGAAAACTATGCATTTGCTGGCATGCACCACATTTTTGACCAACACGTCGACTCTGCTG TTCCGCGGCTCCAGTTTGCCAACGACGACAAGCACCTCCTTGCTTGCTGCTCGCTGGACGGCACCCTGTCCATCATGACGCTGTCGCCCACTCCTCCAAGCGTGAAGCTGGCTCTGAAAGGCCACGGCGGACCCGTCACAGACTTTGCCTGGTCCCTAAGCAATGACATCATTGTGTCGACGTCGCTGGATGGGACTCTGCGCATCTGGAACACCGAGGACGGTCGGTGCATTCGAGAAGTCAGAGACCCAGAATCCAGCGAGCTGCTGTGCTGCACCTTCCAGCCGATGAATAATAACCTCACTGTG GTGGGGAACAGCAAGCACCACCTGCAGGTAGTGAACATCTCCACTGGGAAGAAGGTGAAGGGGGGCTCCAGTAAGCTGACAGGTCGCGTGCTGTCTCTCTCCTTTGATGCTCCGGGGAGGATCCTGTGGGCTGGCGATGACAGGGGGAGCatcttttccttcctcttcgACATGGCAACAG GGAAGTTAACCAAAGCCAAGCGGCTGGTGGTGAGCGAAGGCAGCTCCATCTGCAGCATATCCGCCCGGTCCTGGATCAGCCGCGAGGCCAGAGACCCCTCCCTGCTGGTCAATGCCTGTGTCAATAAGCTGCTGCTGTACAG GGTGGTGGACAATGAAGGAACACTACAGCTGAAGAGAAGCTTCCCAATCCAGCATGGATCGCAGCATGTCCATAGCATTTTCTGCCCCCTCATGTCTTTCAGACAAGGCGCCTGTGTGG TGACCGGCAGCGAGGACGCCTGCGTCTACTTCTTCGACGTCGAGCGCAACACCAAGGCCATAGTCAACAAGCTGCAGGGCCACGGCGGGCCGGTGCTGGACGTGAGTTTCAACTGCGACGAGAGTCTGCTGGCGTCCGCCGACTCCACCGGCATGGTCATCATCTGGAGGAGAGAGCAGAAATGA